Proteins from one Triticum aestivum cultivar Chinese Spring chromosome 7A, IWGSC CS RefSeq v2.1, whole genome shotgun sequence genomic window:
- the LOC123151083 gene encoding disease resistance protein RGA5 encodes MEAAAGALSPVLRKLGELLAGEYNLEKRVKKGVQSLRTELEMIHAVLREVGKVPLDQLQEPVRIWAGKVRDLSCDMEDAVDDFLVRVDEGPCSKPTNMRNRVKKFLKKTTKLFGNGKALHQISSAIKEAQDLATELVGLRKKYELDMRSTSNGATIDPRVLALHKDVGELVGVDCTRDELIKTLICEDGSSKEQLKTISIVGVGGLGKTTLTKAVYEKIKAQFDRVAFVPVGQNPDIKKVFKDLLYELDNEKFSDIHNTTRDENLLIKQISDYLVDKRYLIVIDDIWEEEIWRFINCALYKNNLHSRVITTTRNVSVSEACLSSSDDMIHKMKPLSDEDSQILFHRRIFQSEEKCPEDLQAVSREILKKCGGVPLAIITIASLLVSNQRIKQKEEWMHVHSSMGRGVTEGGIVKDMKRILSLSYFDLPPHLKPCLLYLSIFPEDFSHLELCQGFNTLSSGSPHCRSRVVRLTAAWSTSLLSSVSWFGWSMRIPAMKRWRQPRLG; translated from the exons ATGGAGGCCGCTGCTGGGGCGTTGAGCCCTGTCCTCCGTAAGCTCGGTGAGCTGCTCGCCGGAGAATACAACCTGGAGAAGCGAGTAAAGAAAGGTGTACAATCACTTCGTACAGAACTGGAGATGATACACGCCGTActtcgtgaggttggcaaggtgccaCTGGATCAGCTCCAGGAGCCGGTCCGGATTTGGGCTGGCAAGGTGAGAGACCTCTCTTGCGACATGGAAGACGCTGTTGACGACTTTCTGGTGCGTGTGGATGAGGGTCCATGCAGCAAGCCAACGAACATGAGGAATCGTGTCAAGAAGTTCCTCAAGAAGACCACCAAATTGTTTGGTAATGGCAAAGCACTTCATCAAATCTCTAGTGCCATCAAAGAAGCTCAGGACCTTGCCACGGAGTTGGTGGGGCTGCGTAAAAAGTATGAGCTTGACATGCGTAGCACTAGCAATGGTGCTACCATTGACCCTCGTGTGTTAGCTCTGCACAAAGATGTAGGGGAGCTTGTTGGCGTTGACTGCACAAGGGATGAGCTTATCAAAACACTGATTTGTGAGGACGGGAGTTCCAAGGAGCAATTGAAGACCATCTCTATTGTTGGTGTTGGTGGGCTAGGCAAGACAACACTCACCAAAGCAGTCTATGAGAAGATCAAAGCCCAATTTGATCGTGTGGCTTTTGTCCCAGTGGGTCAGAACCCAGATATCAAAAAAGTTTTCAAGGACTTACTCTATGAACTTGACAACGAAAAGTTCAGTGACATTCATAATACAACACGGGATGAAAATCTACTCATCAAGCAAATCAGTGATTACCTTGTGGATAAGAG GTACCTCATCGTAATTGATGATATATGGGAAGAAGAAATATGGAGATTTATAAATTGTGCTTTGTATAAAAACAACCTCCATAGTCGGGTAATCACAACAACCCGCAATGTGAGCGTGTCTGAAGCATGTCTCTCTTCTAGTGATGACATGATTCACAAAATGAAACCTCTTTCTGATGAAGACTCGCAGATACTCTTCCATAGAAGAATATTTCAAAGCGAAGAGAAATGTCCAGAAGATTTGCAAGCAGTATCAAGAGAGATATTGAAGAAATGTGGTGGTGTGCCATTAGCCATCATTACAATAGCTAGCCTTCTAGTCAGTAACCAAAGGATAAAGCAGAAAGAAGAATGGATGCACGTGCACAGTTCGATGGGCCGTGGAGTTACAGAAGGTGGTATTGTGAAGGACATGAAGAGGATATTATCACTCAGCTATTTTGATTTGCCTCCGCATCTGAAGCCTTGTTTGCTATACCTAAGTATCTTTCCTGAAGACTTTTCCCACCTGGAGCTATGCCAAGGGTTCAACACCTTGAGTTCTGGGTCTCCGCACTGTCGATCGCGAGTGGTGAGGTTGACTGCAGCATGGAGCACCTCCCTTCTCTCGAGCGTGTCGTGGTTTGGCTGGAGCATGAGAATTCCAGCGATGAAGAGATGGAGACAGCCAAGGCTTGGCTGA